GGCGGATCCAAGTCCAACCCCGAATACCGAAGCCTCGGTGACCACGCCGAGTCCGTTAAGGTTCTCAATTTCTCACTCAACTTGCTATCACATCTCTGCActttataagataaaatgaaCTTGGGATATATATGGTTGAGTTAATggcagaagaagaagggaatggAGGAGAGGTAGGAGGTTTGAATTCCTCGCTGacaaaaactaataaactaACAACTTACATTTAGCgacaataaaaagataaaatgaagttattattattattattaattggttttaaattgtgataaaaTGGTTATTATCCGCCAAAGTTTGCCACCTTCGCTTTAGAGGAGCAGCTAAATCCCATTTCTAATTAGTAGAGCATGGAATGGGGGCCAATGAAGGGCTAGTCCTACGATGTAGTGGATCAAGGTTTGAATCTCTTTCAAGATAGGTATCCATAGTTAATGTCTGATCAGGggcaaataaaataacatggaATGGGGATAAGTACTAGAGATGGAGGTTTGAAATGAGTTTGTTAATCATCATGGTTGAAACTACTCTGAGATTAGAGTTCGTTTCACCTAATAGCCTTTCTTTTCATGCTTGTCTTGGATGGGGATTATTACATTTGTTCAAATTATGGGTGAATGAGATTTGCTCAACTGGCGATTTAATTGTGGTGTTTTCTGATTCTTACAACCCTACCAACATTTTCTAAGTGACAGCTCAAGCAATAAGTTTTCTTGCTCTCCACTTCTTGTCTTCTTTTCCCTAGACATGTTataagaggaaaaaagaaaattctattTGTTTAGACATTTATTAGCCACTTGGCTGAATTTTATGTCCTTTCACATAGTGATGCAGAGTGCTTTAGCACCAAGAAAGTAAAAGcttaaaaaacaatcaaatcaTCTCAATATTTTGGTGTAGTTTTGATTTTAGAGCTGGTTGATTTATTCCAAACGCCCTAATCCTTTCATAATTATTTCTGGTTATTAGGATTGGTAAGtagttattctattttttatattttttacatgatGTATTTGAATATGTTTATTCATGTTACTGTTCTTAGACTGTCATCTTATCAGGGTTGCCTAGTTAATTAGTGAACAGTGAAATTTTGAAGTATAAGATGGAAACATCTAAAGAATCCAAGTTCAATAACAATTCAGTGATTTCTGTTTCCAAAGAAATGCCAAGTCCTAACATGTGGTAAAAGTTGCATAAAGGGGTGCCCATTGTTAGGCCTGTGCCAAATCAAGGCCTGAGAGAAATTTTGCATACTTGTTTTAAGTCTGCAAACCCCAAAGGCTATGGGCAGACTAGTGTCTTCCATCACTTGATTTGATATGTATAGATCCTTATACTTTTATAAAACATCATGAAGTAAAGTTTTTGGAGGAATTCACGAACAGTTGACTGTTGAAAGTGTAGATGGCAGGGGCTGTGATATGCATTGAATAATTTGGAACCATAGGTCTGTGAAAGAAAGGTTTTGTTTATAGATCCtgaaaagataatattttaacatGCTTTCTCATGTGTGGTTGTCTTGGTTCTGGAATTCATGTAGACTACTATATATTGATAAGTTTTCGTAACATTGAACAGATGGTGTAACTTTCTTATGTTTTACTTTCATAAACTAACTAAATTCACCAATCCATGTTACATCTTAAAATCCAGATATAACtgcattaatttattaatatgatgAACTGAAGTTGGatgattttattgaattttctgTTATGGCCCGTGGCCATAATGCAGGTTGAGTATGATCCGCAGCTGATTAGCTTTAGGGAACTCCTGGATGTCTTTTGGTCAAGTCACGATCCTAGGCAAGTGTATGGCCAAGGTCCTGATGTGGGTAGTCAGTACAGGTAGGAGGAGCACTGTTGCCAACCACAATTTCTTGTGATCTACCTCCATATCCAGTCTCATGCTGAGTGCTATTTACTTAACTATACCTATATTCTGGCAGatctattatttttgttaatggaACCGAAGAATCAAGAATGGCTGCTGTCAGCAAAGAACAGGAACAAACCCTGTCAAGAAGCAGCATTGTGACTACACAAATTCTGCAACTTGGAACATTTTACCCTGCAGAGCCAGAGCACCAGGTTTGTTTccaaaataatgtttatttacTATTGATGTTTGATAGAATACCAGTTTGAAATAGGATCAAATCACACCAGATTATATAGATATTACAGCGATTTCTTGCTCTCCCAGAGTTCAAAAACTTTTTTAGAGACTATCTTTGTCAAAAAAGGTACCAAAGACATGACTTAATGGTCCCCCTAAGATTACCACACCGAAACAATCAAAATACATAATTGTTCGCTACAGAAACTGTCACATGGCACTTATTAAAACTGCATTGATTATTAAAACTAATTCCTAATATGAATTATTCAAACTGCAGTAATTATTAAATCTAAATCCTACATTTTCTACAATAGACCTTCCAATCTGTGGGTAGTCTGATGCCTTATTGATTTTTCTAAGAAAAGCATTTCCTGCTATGTGGCTTGGATGTGGGTACATATAGAAAACAAATGTACCCCGGTACCATGAAGGCTCCTTGTTTTGCAAAGGTATTAGAGAGGGTCAGTGTATTTGTTTCTAGCATTTCCCTTGTGTATGCAAAGAGGTTGTTTCCAGATTCGAACATGTGACCGGTTACAAAGGTCAACTTTACCATCATGCCAGGGCTTGTCCTTGGATGTGGGTACAAATACAatgctttttttaatttaattttttatttttttaaactaagatACAGGCAGGACaatttgtattaaataaaatattatatttgtatatgttaaccagataaaattaaatttatccaCTTGTAATTGCTCACTCTAACCTGAAACCTGTGTTCTCAAATGTGGTATGGAGGAAGAAAATCTGGTATTCTGTGTGATGATTTTGATGAGGGTAAGATTGCAATCGTGTAAATATTCTTCAAGGTAATTGGTGAGAATGAGAATTCAATTTGTGTATTGGATTTTTTGAGTAACAGTCTGGGTATCCACACAAAAAATATGGGGGCAAGCCAAAAATATTGATGGAGCAGTTTTGTGAGTATTGAAACTGGATACGGTTGCAATATGAATACATCACCAATTTTGGCACCTATGTGCATCATAAAGATGTAATCGCTCATTGTTCCATATTCTTGGTACCAGGGGCGGGGGTAGTTAGATTTCATAACTCAGTTGATTTGTCACTTTCTAGAGAACTAAAACCACCCAGTTGTCCTATGCATATCATTGGTAGGTGGCTATTAACCTTTTTGAAGTTTgcaaacatttttctttcaagaGACATCAAGCAATGAGAGTTAAATTCTACTTCGAGCTGCCTTCAATTGATACATTCtacatatttgtaaatattatgCAAGCATTAGTTATTAGAGTTGTTATTCTGGCCATGAAAAATACCGTTGGAATCGAGACAATTTTTGTTGTCTACTATTCTATGAAGCACGGACACTTCCGTCCCTTCCCGTGTCCGGGTGTCCGTGTCAGTGTCGACACCGACACCGATGCCGGTACGATGCCCTACGACGTCctatattttggacattacaAGTGTTCACGTGTCCATGTCCGTGTCAGTGTCAGTGTTTCTTGTCTACTATTAGACAATTTTACCAAGTACAATTTTCTGTAGCAGGGAAAAAAATGCCTCTCAAAGTTCTGAcccatttaattaaatcaaatcacTAACTGGAATCGCCTGTTCTGTTCTAAATATGCAGAAATTTGAACTCAAGCAAAATACCATCCTTCTTCAGTTAATTGGGAACCTTCCGGCAGAGGAGCTTGAGAGGTCTAGCCTGGCAACGAAATTGAATGGATATGTTGCAGAGCTTTGCCCTCCAAATATCCAAAAGCAAATTGATGCCAAGATcaacaatattattaaaaaggGTTGGCCAATTTTGAGAGATTTGTAGTTGGCCTCGTGGGAAGTTACTCAGATTGTCAACTTGTCATTTTTCAACTAACCTGCTTCGTTTCAGTACCTATAGGTTTTATTCAATAGCTTGTATCAGTTGCCGGGCTTGATTTAACGATTGTGTTGTAATTATTGTACTTGTAAAGTCTTGAGTCTCCCTGTCATCCTTCAAAAAAGAAaccctttgattttttttatttattttttgttttcattcatttaccttttttatttatgaggACAACAGAGaacctttattattattttattactattattcaaAAGAGGGACAAAGAAACTAGTAATTCCAACTTGCTATTCGTCAAATGGAAGATGAACCTATTAGGTTTGTGCGCGTTAGAATCTTACAATATTTTGAAAAGCTTAGAGAATTGGCTAAATTGTAATATGGTCCCTTCTTAATTCTTCATCTGAGATTTTAGTCtgtacatttaaaaaaaattgaaattttggttgaatttttaattctgcatgttattctttttattttaattaattagattattttttgaCAGTAACTTGATTGAATTTGTTAGATTTGAACTTTAGAGCACTAAAATTGATGATTGAACTTAAAATTGtagattttttaagatttagggattaaaatcaagaaaaaaaaaagagagatcaAAATAGTAAATCAAGAATTAAAAGGAGGGGAAAAGTATAACTTATCCTACACTATTCTTTCGTCTCTCCCTGgaatttctttttggattattatTTGTGGGTTGTTTTTTCCCTTGTAGTGCATTAGAGTGGTATTTCGGGGAGGGCGTATTTTAGTACTTTAGTGAAGTACTAGTATATACTATATAGTTAAATTAGTATCGTTTTTTTATTCGATTTAatcctctaatttttaatattggtttaacttattttttaaattttttttacatataatttaattctctaaattttaaaatcaatttaatttgatctcACTATTTAAATTGGTTTGAGTGGTCATATCATCTAAATTTGATTCTatcttctaattaaattttttgtgacaatttaatataattattaggtGATTTTCCTTCGTGATAAGATGTGATTTTTTAACTTCGTTAGTCCAATTTAACttacataatcaaattaaattgatttaaaaaataaaaccaaacctAAAAAATAAGGTAGAGGACCAATAAATTAGTTTAAGTATTAATTTCCTAACTATAAAAGCCTAATATAAGAGCTAATTGTAATCAAACAATTCTCAATTTGGTTTTCCTAATacacaaatttcattttttttgaaagtaaataaaaggAATCAGAGACATTAATCTAGAAACTAGAAAGTACATGACGCTACTaagatttatgattttttcttcttatgcacTCTGCTTCATCCTTTACCTGTACAGCTGtactagaaaaagaaaaaaaaaaaaaaaaaaaaacgcctCTTGTATTTATGCCTTAGAAGGAAAGCGTCGTCCTTATCCGTACAAAATACACTCACAAACCTAAACAAAGATCTTCGTCgcatttatttacatttatacCCTATGATAAGAGCATCATCATAATTAAGTAGTAGCAAAGAGACCAATCAGATGTTGACACGCGGTGCAAACAGAGCTAGGGCTTTTGGTTTCAGAATCCACAACGAATGTGAGCCGCACGATGCGGCTCTAATGGACGTCTCAGATGTGCACAACAACGAGCTCCCCTTGATTTCGGACCACCCTATAAATACCGAAGCGTGAAGAAGAGTTCAGCACTTTCACTTTCATAGTttctttccttctctctctctggAGCTAGCGCGAGTGACCGGAGCGGCGAAGATAGAGTCAGATCGGAAGCGGAAGAAGGCGTCGACCTCGGCGGCGGAGAAGGAGAACCGGAATAAGCATAAGAAGTCGAAGatgtcgtcgtcgtcgtcgaaGGGTGGTGGCGGTATTGAGGTTAGGGCTTCGCACATATTGATAAAGCACGAAGGTTCTAGAAGGAAGGCCTCGTGGAAGGATCCTGAAGGTCGCATCATCAAGAGCACAACCAGAGAAAACGCGGTTTCTCAGCTCAAGGCCCTCCGCGACGACATCGTTTCGGGCAAGGCCTCCTTCGAGGACATCGCCTCTCGCTTCTCCGATTGCAGCTCCGCCAAGCGCGGGGGTGATCTCGGTCAGTCGAAAaatgaatgtttattttttatatataaaaaaatagcaacATTAAAAGGTTTAATTGTGTACAGATTTGGATGTATGGTATTCTGATGAAGGATCTGGTTATTGAAAATTGTGTTATTCTtgaaaaaaattttaagttgAGATTCGTAACTGTTAAATTGCAGTGCAGGATAATAATAGACTTGTCATTAAGCCACTTCTTGTTGTCTTCTTCGTGCTGTTGTTCTTACTCCCAAGTATTGTAAAAGGAGTCTTGACTTATGGGGTGGTGGTTTTGTTACTCTAGGGGTTCTTGTCTGTATACTGTAACAGAACAGAACGAGAATTATAAGAGGACTTGATTTGATGAAGAGCAAAACTTAGATGCAGTTTCACAGGTGCTTTTGGTGCTATTTTCCAGTTAGAATTTGGGTTTTACTTCGGTGGTCTGTGTACTAGAGattttgattaaatgtcaatGCGGATTATTGGGGTGAAACTCCGATTCAGAACAGAGAAAAATAGTTCCAAAAGCACAATGGAACTGCATCTAACTTTATGTCCTTTGATGACTTCAGTTACTACCGTGTTTTCTCATTTACTATCGTCAGTTTGGATTTTTCTGCTCCCATGTTGCAAAAATAGAGTAAGAAGAATAGGCTCATAAATTTAGTTATCTaagaattttagtttaatagTTTGGGGGTGGTTGATGCTGGATCTAGCACCCTCTAAAATGAGCAATTGCTCAAGATGAAAAAGTAAGGGCGTATCCTCTGCTGACTTTAACTTAATTAGGTTTACATCAACTGTATATTAATCAAACTAGCTGTACATGCACTTTTAGAGGAACCAAATCTACTGGTGCTACCTGACTTTTTGTGTTATTAACGGAATTGCAATGTTTAACAGAACATCAAACTTAACTTTCAATGTCATTCTttctgttgctgttgttgcatTTATAGTTTCATAAGAATTCCTAATATCTCTCCGAAGCTCACATTTTATGTCTCATCATACCCCCTAACTGGTACGGTGGTACCTAATTACAAAAACTCAAATATTTTAGCTCCTCCCCTGTCACAAATGGTACCTAATTAGTACACATTTCATGTAATTGTGTttagtataaatatataaatagaaatagaaattggAAGACCTGAAAAATGTTTGAGAACCAAGAAGGGCTTTATTAGTTCCAAGTTAGTGATGGTATATTGTATATGTTTGTTGGCCCTCTTGAtgttgctatatcaattagcaTTAGTTAGCCTAGCTGTAAGGGGACCAAATGTTGCTAGACCATGATTTAAAGGATTTAAAGGGCTACTATTCAATTGCTATCAAGACAACGGATCTTTCAATCTTTGTAACTGTCTAGTATGCTTTATCTGGTTTTGAATGTAAGACAGTAAGAGTGTCTTCATGACTGCAGTTCCCCGAAACTCCAAACTTGTatgttaaattcatttttacttGATGTGTGTTTTGATCAGCATCACTGAACTGTGGACGTGTCACACTTGAAGGTCtgttatttatgaaattttatgtGACTCTCGCAGAAATGTGACATAGACCTCTAGACGTAGAATCAATCTGACCCTTAGTCATAAAGGATTGGGGATCTGCTTTCAGTTAGCATTCATAGCTGAAGTGAAATGCATGTCTAAATTtttcataactaattttgtcAATTAACTGAAATAACTTTCTTGGGTGCAGGTCCTTTTGGTCGTGGCCAGATGCAGAAGCCTTTTGAAGAAGCAACTTTTGCTCTTAAAGTTGGTGAAATTAGTGACATTGTGGATACTGACAGTGGAGTCCACATTATTAAGAGAACAAAATGAGATTATTACACGGAGTAATCTCCTAATAAGGAGAGACATTAACATCTGTAGAATATTTCCAGGATTCTTGCTCAACTCAAGATCTGTTGATATATGTTTTAGACATGGCGGTGTCTTGTTTTTGGATGATATATTgtttttgtgacaattaaaaaCATATGCTTGTAATTTTGAAAGACAATTATAAGGTTTGGATTCTATTGTCTTATCCTGATGTCGGAACGGtaagtgttattattttttaggaaataaTGTTTGGCGTCAAAGAATTAACAAAAAGTGCTTGGAATttggataaattattttaagaggaaaaattaattttgaaggcAATTTAAGTCCtgcttgaataaatattttttgtaagaactcataaaaaaagcaaaaaaaaaagtaaaatgaattgaattctCCTCTTGAGCTAGTGAATTAGGTGTGATGGCAAAAACAGAATTCTATAATGCCTAGGCTACCTAATGCCGCTAAAAGCGTGGTGGCTTGAAGGGTCCTAGAATATTAAGGATGAGGTGGTTGCACTCGTAGTAAGGAGACATTATCTTTGGTAAATGACAGAACGGTGGTGTTTTGGGGCCATAAGCTTGGCTTTGGTGGAAATCGAGGGAATAAATTGAGGAAATATTTAGAAAGGTGAAAAGTTGGTTAAAAAAAGGGTGCTTTGGGAGTACATTTATTATTTCCCGCAAATGACGCCAATTGCTCCTGGTTGGGCAAGTGAAACTCGACCTACACTTAGACTAGATGGTTCTCTTGGTGGACTATTACATCGAGTCATCGACAGTGCCTAGGTGCAATGGACCATGATGGAAGAGTTGCTGGCCCTATAAGGACTCCAACATTcaagtcactagaaatttgaataaagTAAGGATGTTTATTAGTTgggagttgctaggtgcacccagcgtttttgctggtgcacccagcattctttaaaatgacaaaattgccccttctttctttctccttttaaaagctgtgtttttttaaaaaaaaattagagcagCCATTGTTGCGCACTCTTCTTCTCACTTCTCTCTTCGGTGCCATATTTTCTTTGG
The Glycine max cultivar Williams 82 chromosome 16, Glycine_max_v4.0, whole genome shotgun sequence genome window above contains:
- the LOC100802671 gene encoding peptide methionine sulfoxide reductase A5, translated to MAVPAERNHNHFSVLIVLFLFLVHNALCIRFPDRIAQPALDPLDQHRLRVAVFALGSFWRSEAVFGCLPGVVRTTVGYAGGSKSNPEYRSLGDHAESVKVEYDPQLISFRELLDVFWSSHDPRQVYGQGPDVGSQYRSIIFVNGTEESRMAAVSKEQEQTLSRSSIVTTQILQLGTFYPAEPEHQKFELKQNTILLQLIGNLPAEELERSSLATKLNGYVAELCPPNIQKQIDAKINNIIKKGWPILRDL
- the LOC100500451 gene encoding putative peptidyl-prolyl cis-trans isomerase isoform X1 is translated as MSSSSSKGGGGIEVRASHILIKHEGSRRKASWKDPEGRIIKSTTRENAVSQLKALRDDIVSGKASFEDIASRFSDCSSAKRGGDLGAFGAIFQLEFGFYFGGLCTRDFD
- the LOC100500451 gene encoding putative peptidyl-prolyl cis-trans isomerase, whose protein sequence is MSSSSSKGGGGIEVRASHILIKHEGSRRKASWKDPEGRIIKSTTRENAVSQLKALRDDIVSGKASFEDIASRFSDCSSAKRGGDLGPFGRGQMQKPFEEATFALKVGEISDIVDTDSGVHIIKRTK